A genomic region of Trifolium pratense cultivar HEN17-A07 linkage group LG3, ARS_RC_1.1, whole genome shotgun sequence contains the following coding sequences:
- the LOC123913865 gene encoding uncharacterized protein LOC123913865, translating into MIFLHHQIQRAKEVQPYLACSFLLFYVKERHQKMARSPATKPNPPPRRGQKFAVITLNQVFDANFSRKYNVSFKPVLCDNPWESDRLKKCSALAIANYNMLKGTHYQFVNVEMATYRVVAGTIYHITFKARRNAENENECSSFQATVFHDKSMREVMYIRKKGSRNWCDGSLSKVVETQPSEEGESANPVIHQGMRGPQQPLLVYSRRKGNRVHNE; encoded by the exons ATGATATTCCTTCACCACCAAATTCAAAGGGCAAAAGAAGTTCAACCTTATCTTGCTTGCAGCTTCCTATTATTCTATGTAAAAGAAAG ACATCAAAAAATGGCACGTTCTCCTGCAACAAAGCCAAATCCTCCTCCTCGCCGTGGCCAGAAGTTTGCCGTTATTACTCTTAATCAG GTTTTTGATGCCAATTTTTCGCGAAAATACAACGTATCATTTAAGCCGGTTCTTTGTGACAATCCTTGGGAGTCTGATAGGCTAAAGAAATGTTCCGCTTTGGCCATAGCGAATTATAATATGCTAAAGGGTACACACTACCAATTTGTCAATGTTGAGATGGCTACTTATCGAGTAGTTGCTGGAACCATTTACCATATCACCTTTAAAGCCAGGAGGAATGCTGAGAATGAGAATGAATGTAGCTCTTTTCAAGCCACTGTGTTTCATGACAAATCTATGagagaggttatgtatatcaggaAGAAAGGGAGCCGTAATTG GTGTGATGGGAGTCTCAGCAAGGTTGTTGAGACTCAACCTAGTGAGGAGGGGGAATCAGCTAATCCTGTTATCCACCAGGGCATGAGAGGGCCCCAGCAGCCGTTATTGGTGTATTCTAGAAGAAAGGGTAATAGGGTCCACAATGAGTAG
- the LOC123915431 gene encoding 50S ribosomal protein L12, chloroplastic-like: protein QQQSHLSNFLFPSPPLNQSHPSISHPQTPLIHRTTRLRPITAVSAEVEKLGNEISSLTLEQAKNLVHYLQDKLGVTAVSFAPAAAVAAPAAAEVAVVEEKTEFDVVIEEVPSNARIAAIKAVRALTNLGLKEAKELIEGLPKKFKEAVSKDEADDAKKQLETAGAKVTIV, encoded by the coding sequence CAACAACAATCTCACCTCTCAAACTTTCTTTTCCCATCCCCACCTCTAAACCAATCACATCCCTCCATTTCTCATCCCCAAACCCCCCTCATTCATCGCACCACCCGTCTCCGTCCAATCACCGCCGTCTCCGCCGAAGTCGAAAAACTCGGTAACGAAATCTCATCTCTAACTCTCGAACAAGCCAAAAACTTAGTCCATTATCTCCAAGACAAACTCGGTGTAACCGCCGTTTCATTTGCTCCCGCCGCCGCTGTTGCTGCTCCTGCCGCCGCTGAAGTTGCTGTCGTTGAAGAGAAAACTGAATTCGATGTTGTAATTGAAGAAGTTCCTAGTAATGCTAGAATTGCAGCTATTAAAGCGGTGAGAGCTTTGACGAATTTAGGTTTGAAAGAAGCTAAGGAATTGATTGAAGGTTTACCGAAGAAATTCAAAGAAGCTGTTTCTAAAGATGAAGCTGATGATGCTAAGAAACAACTTGAAACTGCAGGTGCTAAAGTTACCATTGTGTAG